Proteins encoded in a region of the Panthera tigris isolate Pti1 chromosome B2, P.tigris_Pti1_mat1.1, whole genome shotgun sequence genome:
- the LOC102962648 gene encoding olfactory receptor 2B11-like — protein MAVMNPGNASIPKFFILLGFSDQPWLEMPLFIMMLVAYICTLVGNISIIVVSKVDPHLDSPMYFFLSNLSFLDLCFTTTTIPQLLLNLWGPDKSISYGGCVAQFYVFHFLGATECIILVVMSLDRYIAICKPLRYPAIMHQRLCVFLVSVAWISGLTNSLLQASLTVQLPLCGNNKVDDFLCEIPVMIKMSCVDTTFNVTMLSVVGTFFTLVPLSLILVSYGFIVTTVLRIRSSMGKKKAFNTCGSHVIVVSLFYGPVICMYVQPSGTNSQDKNKLMALFYSLLTPMLNPFIYTLRNKDMKRAIRRLLLPLSYQGRE, from the coding sequence ATGGCAGTCATGAATCCGGGCAATGCAAGCATTCCAAAGTTCTTCATCCTATTGGGTTTCTCTGACCAGCCCTGGTTGGAAATGCCACTCTTCATAATGATGCTTGTGGCTTACATCTGCACACTAGTGGGAAACATCTCCATTATTGTTGTGTCCAAGGTGGATCCTCATCTTGACAGCCCtatgtacttcttcctttccaacctctCCTTTCTGGACCTGTGTTTTACCACAACCACCATCCCTCAGCTGCTGCTGAACCTCTGGGGCCCAGATAAGTCCATCAGCTATGGAGGCTGTGTGGCCCAGTTCTATGTGTTTCACTTCCTGGGGGCCACGGAATGCATCATCTTGGTGGTCATGTCCTTGGATCGGTACATAGCCATCTGCAAGCCCTTGAGGTACCCAGCTATCATGCATCagagactctgtgtcttcctagTGTCTGTGGCATGGATAAGTGGTTTGACTAACTCCTTGCTTCAGGCATCTCTCACTGTCCAACTGCCACTTTGTGGTAACAACAAGGTGGATGATTTCCTGTGTGAGATTCCAGTGATGATCAAGATGTCCTGTGTCGACACCACTTTCAATGTAACTATGCTCTCTGTCGTGGGTACATTCTTTACCCTGGTCCCCTTGTCTCTTATCCTTGTCTCCTATGGGTTCATTGTAACTACAGTGCTCAGAATTCGTTCATCAATGGGAAAGAAGAAGGCCTTCAACACCTGTGGCTCCCATGTTATTGTCGTCTCTCTCTTCTACGGGCCAGtaatatgcatgtatgtgcaaCCTTCTGGTACTAACTCCCAGGACAAGAACAAACTCATGGCCCTGTTCTACAGTCTGCTGACTCCTATGCTTAACccttttatttatactttgagGAACAAGGACATGAAAAGGGCAATAAGGAGACTTCTCCTCCCATTGAGCTATCAGGGAAGAGAATAA